The following DNA comes from Vespula pensylvanica isolate Volc-1 chromosome 5, ASM1446617v1, whole genome shotgun sequence.
CACTAAAGTATAGTCAACGTAATGAATTTGTCGACtcctgtatatatttttttattatattttcagaatAAATGTTGGCATGAATATCATAATATGGAGTTTCGGAAAATTTACAAGAGTCCTTTATATTTGGTCTTTAATGACATTAACGACACTTGGAATTTACATTCCGTTTTATATTTGGGCTCACAAACGTCTCCATTTTCTGCCATTATGTAACAATAAAAtggttttttattattcaaaaaatatcataaaacattcctttaaaattatacttataatttATGGTATTATTTAACGTAGCACCTGCCTTAAAAGGATGGGACTATGGATGGATAGGGGGGCTTGTATTATATCTACTCGTTTTCATCGTTCTTCCGGCTAAAGCAATAGTAGATGAAGGGCTACCAGTCGCTTCTAGTACCGTAATTCTTGCAGAACAggtaaatttctttcatatatacgAACATTCTGCTACTAAACACtttcgtaaatataattacttaaatacaaacttatttaaattgaatatatattaatatcttatacAAAGCATAACTTTAAAGAACGAtctatgatcgatcgatttaaatataCCGATTTAAAACATATCGATTTAAGATGTAGTtctaaaaatcaattttatttacaacttCAAATAGGTTCGTATGTTAATGAAATCTTACGCTTTCATAAGGAGTACAGCGCCAAAATTTCTTAAGTATAAAATCCACGCGGAAATGGAAAAGCCAGTAATGCcagatttttcgaaatatctatatttcttcttcgctcCAACGTTAATCTATAGAGATAATTATCCTAGGTAAACCTATAAATGACTCCGAACGTCTTAATGatcaattacatatatattgtattatatttgaatttttctagaacaagaaatattcgatGGAAGTTTGTCCTTTGGCATTACCTAGAAGTTttgttgataatattttacatggCTTTCATATGCAAACGCTTCTTTTATCCGATGTATGGGAAACATGGAGTGAAACCTATGAGAAGGGAAGAATTGTTTGTCAATATAATCAATACATCCATGCCtggaattcttttcttcctttgtgGATTTTATTGTCTTTTACACGCTTGGTTAAATGCTTGCGCTGAACTACTGCGTTTTGCTGATCGATTGTTTTACAAAGTAAAGGACAAAATGATCTgccccttttcttttaataaaactaattcATAATCTTAACCATTAtcatacaatttatatttatctcatTTTCAGGACTGGTGGAATTCATCGTCTTATAGCGTTTATTACAGGACATGGAACGTCGTCGTACATGATTGGCTTTACGCCTACGTATACAAAGATGTAGTTGAGATCTTAACGAACCAAAATAGATTCATCGCAACTTGCTCCGTATTTTGCATATCTGCATTTGTTCACGAATATATAATGTGTTTCGCTTTCCGATTTTTCTGTCCCGGAATGATACTTTTGTTCGGTTTCATAGGCTTCCcattaacttttattacaaGAAAAGCTGGCAATTTATTTCTATGGTGTACCCTCATGTTGGGCAACGGTGTAATGTGCAGTATGTATGCTATGGAATTCTTTGGAAGACAAAACTGTGTTGAGTATCCTGATAAATTcttgaatttcattttaccGAGAATTTGGTATTGCAATCCTATATCCGAATGAACATTAAATAAGATATGCATTACTAATGTTGAAAGAATCATTTCTTTAAGGTACTgtcttttgtaatatattggctagaacataaatatatatattttacgaaaatgtttattttttctgtttttaattatattcgaactatcatatatattgctactatttaaaaaaaaaatttgtaaaagattttctaattattctcttatgaaagaaataaacttacgaagaacgaacgatggaagattttgttctttttttttttttttgctaagaGAAATAgtcagtttttattttaaatagaaaattttaattattctttaacttattttttaattcttctatcTAAATCCCTTTCAGGAACCTATCCATAtgttttaaaatgatatcgataaaatcataaatagatattttattgattggTTGCTAATCATAGTACTACTTTTTCACGTCGTAAGtcagtttataatttattaaatacaaaaataaattaaatataaaaataaaaatatgattaaaaatactattatatttcatatatgtattcatactATCGACATTCACAAGTACAATATATTCTcttgatttcttatttttaaataatctgctttataattatatgatttaatGAGTGCCCATTAAATTCTTGACTGAATTATTCTGTCATTATCGCAACCGTCTATCGGTTAAAAAgtcttcgtattttatttttcaaaggtatcgataataatatatagtaatacgCAATACCTCTTTTTCATcgtcataatatttatttaaaatagatacACATTGTTGATTCACAAAAGTGTACGCTTTCctatctcattcttttttcagttaataattaaaagtatacATCAAGTAACgatcatttctattattagCATATGAAAACGTAATTACGAACAACTCGAGCTATAAatgcataataattaatgttgaCATTCATtatgtatgaatttttttaatgcagctaaaatattaatatcttttttattatatttgtgtattcatgtatgtataattattatgcgCAAACACTATTATTTTACAGAATCATAAAATGTTTATCTGAGAAAAGATAGATTTAACGAAAAAGGTTCAAAGTGGATTTACGTTGAAGACCAACGAAAAtaccaaagaaatatttggaaTATACGCACAAATCTACTATTCTCTAGATGTCAGTTCCGATcagtacatttttataataataaacaatataataaataatacgaaaggaaaagttaCATTCATCCGTTCGTATATCATCGCGTTAAGGAAATTTCGTCGTGTTTAGATCGTGAAATGTTTCTTCACGATCGTCCACACATGAGAATGAACTCCTTACACGCaataatattgaatgaaaAGATTGCAAAGTTAAAGCATTGAACGAATATAACAACAAGCAATTATTTAAGATTTATACGGTGAgtttatattatgaatatacataatttttccaCTGTCGGTAATTTTGAATCATTTATAATCAGAATGATCAATAAGATTTATATTCTCTACATAAACTCTTTAagtcatttaaatattaaaaaatgattgtttaagagatataatattttacacgaggaataaaatgaatacttcattttaaaaatcaatgttttataattaacaaagataaaaagaaaaagatggtagATGAAGCAACCATTACTGAAATACAAACATAAAAGTAAATACGggattattgatatttattatcataacttttgcaaataataaaataagataattcaTTTAACGCAGAGAAAgtatgtagatatttattaaagttatttACATTGTGTTTCTTGTAGAAAATTTTGGATAGCATTATTgggaaatttaataattgcaTTTATGATATGATATCGGAAATATGGAGTAAATTCGACAGATACTACAGATATCGGATAATTTTGATGACAAATACTGTAATAAAAGATTCGTTtcatattgtaattataagatatttcataattttggCTTTTGTATTTGAAAGTTTTTAGTATattcaaattcttttaaattttatcaaattcggTTAATTTTTCTCcagaaatgtaaaaaaaaagtaactgaTTCAAAGCAGAAACTTAATACTGATATTATGTTCAGTAACATAAgtagtattatttaaatgcCTCTATTATGCCAaccattattatatattattataactctCAGTTATAGACGATTGAAAATTGTACATGGATTTCAGCTAGCATTCTCATTATAAAATCACTGATTGCGAATATTTATGTATCCATTCGAAtccaatttttatcaattttatttatttttccttttatcttcccTCGCATAGTACGTCATGTAGATCGTACAGCGACTTTCACTATTTTTTTCACTTGTTTAAAGCCTTGTAGATTGTTCCAtagttaatatttcaataagtTAAGTAGCTTACATTTTTTGTCAAAACATAAAGAGcaactaaataaaatttcacctggattaaacaaaattaatagtaattgttgagaaattaaaacaaaataaggtttttatattaatattgattgcGAAAGGCTCACCTTtcttgtttgtatatataaaggcATTATATgtcattgattttatttgtgCCATATATATACAGCATTCATACGTACTATCATGTTATTAAGTGTACGTGTTATTATAACATACCACTACGTAATAGTTTTCTTTCCTATATACTATCACCATAGTatcatgtaaatataaaattatgttaattcATGATTCTTGCAATGCATGatcatttatcgattattttattatacttggATCATTCGATTTTGtgcatttatttcatttaataaattaattaatccattttattaacaataaatctataaatatgattatttttctatacgtAATGTATGCAAATATGAATAcataaaatgaatttgtttattattcggaaatttcaaaaattcattctTGATTTcacgaaatttaaaaatgaaagtaaaagaattcttcatatcaaatttaatagatGTCCATGTACATtctaataattgttttattaacaattttgcCCATTTCTTTTACTCTAAGTTAAAGAagtcattttaataaaaaacattttcaatcaTAATTTATTGAGGTCTAGTActtcaaagaaaaacatattttgatttataattaaattaaccaatattttattcgaatttctttgaaataatgaatttactgtacatcaatataattataaattgttaaaattctCACCaaattcgatcattttttcatataatgcaaatatatttaatatgaaatattatttttatcttttttatcttgtttgCAGACAATTATCAAAGGAAAGTATCTTACCAGAGAAacaatttgtaaaaagaaatccatTACTTACtgatttttttaacataacgACACTTGGAATTTACATTCCGTTTTATATTTGGGCTCACAAACGTCTCCGTTTTTTGCCATTATGTaacaataaaatgattttttattattcaaaaaatattataaaatattcctttaaaattatacttataatttatgatattatttaacgtaGCACCTGCCTTAAAAGGATGGGACTATGGATGGATAGGGGGGCTTGTATTATATCTACTCGTTTTCATCGTTCTTCCGGCTAAAGCAATAGTAGATGAAGGGCTACCAGTCGCTTCTAGTACCGTAATTCTTGCAGAACAggtaaatttctttcatatacaTGTACCTATATACGAACGTTCTGCTACTAAACACtttcgtaaatataattacttaaatacaaacttatttaaattgaatatatattaatatcttatacAAAGCATAACTTTAAAGAGCGatctacgatcgatcgatttaaatataCCGATTTAAAACATGTCGATTTAAGATGTAGTtctaaaaatcaattttatttacaacttCAAATAGGTTCGTATGTTAATGAAATCCTACGCTTTCGTAAGGAGTACAGCATCAAAATTTCTTAAGTACAAAGTCCACGCAGATATGAAAAAGCCAGTAATACcagatttttcgaaatatctatatttcttcttcgctcCAATATTAATCTATAGAGATATTAATCTATAGAGATAATTATCTTAGATGATATCTTAAGATAAATCTTAGATGACTCCAAGCGTCTTAATAgtcaattacatttatattgtattacacttgaatttttctagaataaaaaatattcgatggaAGATGGCCTGTGCCGccatttatatagaaaatattaaccAGTGAAGGGTGGCTTCAGCGAAGGTTTCCTCGTCATTGATCCAACATGATTTTATCTCTGACTTGTGGCAGAGATGACCAATAAAATCTCATTCGATGTGGTGTGCGTTCTCGCCAGCTCTAATGCTTAGAGCGTTGCGTGTTGATGATGAAAATGATTCATCATATTCATCTCGTACATGTGTTGGTGTCTGCCGTTCCTCTACTCCTCGTACGTCTAGACTTAGCTAAAGTTGTGTCAttttttactataataatgttaatattagcgtatatgtgttttataatataagcATTTGaacttttacaatatattataatcgtatGAGTGAAATTATACGGAAAATTATGTTAAAActatatgaaattaaacgataaattatatttaaatcgtattagtgaaatgtattaataatacatatgtatatatgtatattagagCGTATAATTAGTAAATAAAGATGTACgagcaaataattataatctcaTATAAGGTAGATTCTCGTTCCAACTCTAACTTAATTCAGTATACAAAATGAGATATCGCCTATTCATAACAATATTCAAGAAAACTTGGACTTACGATCCATAGTttgcttttataaatttaagttAACGTAACACTTCCTCtcttatttgaaaatgtacgtacgtatatgtgcgtTTTAAACACAATCGTCGAGTATACGACTTAGTTCTATATATGTGCTAGTTCTACTTGAATTTTCTGCTgcttctctctcatcttcgCATATCATCTGTGATTCCGAAATACCTTTGTCTCCTTCTACCCCTTTCAATCTCCTAGCTAAGTAAATCATTTCTGCTACTAAAATTACCATACAACCTAGCTTCTTCATTACGTTGTAAGCCATTTCGTCTCGGAGCAATGAATGTTAACGAGAGTGCATTTTTTAATAGCTGTTGTTCTAGAccgcatttttattttattacgtctACGTATAATGTGATTAACTGCATTTTTATATGTCGctctatatatatgaatttggAATTAACGTAAACGAATATGTCTACATTTTCTACGGAGGTTTTAGATTTACTTTTGAAAGTCTTATCTTTGGGTGTTCTGTGCGCGTCAGAGTGTATTCACGGAGAGCGAATTCGCTCATGCGAGTAAGTACGAAAGTAACATCATGATGCTCGGAGTTATGTTCGCGCTACTTATGTCCTAACTTATTAACTAGTAAAGTGGTGA
Coding sequences within:
- the LOC122629732 gene encoding sterol O-acyltransferase 1 isoform X1 — its product is MNGHLEVSNLRVNKNEKKKTIDEATIAEIRTRMQEISESIIEQVNDRINDMISEVLNKSEISLRNNSDNLGDKYCDKRKLSKESILLEKQFFERNSLLTDLFNTNKHVRTVYNIFITILIILLINTIAYDIVDGGSINVGMNIIIWSFGKFTRVLYIWSLMTLTTLGIYIPFYIWAHKRLHFLPLSPALKGWDYGWIGGLVLYLLVFIVLPAKAIVDEGLPVASSTVILAEQVRMLMKSYAFIRSTAPKFLKYKIHAEMEKPVMPDFSKYLYFFFAPTLIYRDNYPRTRNIRWKFVLWHYLEVLLIIFYMAFICKRFFYPMYGKHGVKPMRREELFVNIINTSMPGILFFLCGFYCLLHAWLNACAELLRFADRLFYKDWWNSSSYSVYYRTWNVVVHDWLYAYVYKDVVEILTNQNRFIATCSVFCISAFVHEYIMCFAFRFFCPGMILLFGFIGFPLTFITRKAGNLFLWCTLMLGNGVMCSMYAMEFFGRQNCVEYPDKFLNFILPRIWYCNPISE
- the LOC122629732 gene encoding sterol O-acyltransferase 1 isoform X2, which produces MKQPLLKYEHECKKLSKESILLEKQFFERNSLLTDLFNTNKHVRTVYNIFITILIILLINTIAYDIVDGGSINVGMNIIIWSFGKFTRVLYIWSLMTLTTLGIYIPFYIWAHKRLHFLPLSPALKGWDYGWIGGLVLYLLVFIVLPAKAIVDEGLPVASSTVILAEQVRMLMKSYAFIRSTAPKFLKYKIHAEMEKPVMPDFSKYLYFFFAPTLIYRDNYPRTRNIRWKFVLWHYLEVLLIIFYMAFICKRFFYPMYGKHGVKPMRREELFVNIINTSMPGILFFLCGFYCLLHAWLNACAELLRFADRLFYKDWWNSSSYSVYYRTWNVVVHDWLYAYVYKDVVEILTNQNRFIATCSVFCISAFVHEYIMCFAFRFFCPGMILLFGFIGFPLTFITRKAGNLFLWCTLMLGNGVMCSMYAMEFFGRQNCVEYPDKFLNFILPRIWYCNPISE